From Erigeron canadensis isolate Cc75 chromosome 8, C_canadensis_v1, whole genome shotgun sequence, one genomic window encodes:
- the LOC122579153 gene encoding zinc finger CCCH domain-containing protein 13, translating to MEEEKAAAYYDELTRKGSGAARFKQGLGFSDDNRNDVVPERASALPSSSSSFLSSFIKASDNSSHNVPKKVQIESIQNKLKKKPPRVSDHHTDNRYRNLDRDNRDRDRDRDRYRDRERRERDGDRDRDRDRERGRRKRSRSRSVSPSRRNRRDDDRKEKRDRKIDYAKLIDGYEHMSPAERVKAKMKLQLSSTAKQDEATGMGSGWERFNFDKDAPLDDEEIEAAEDDGALVKHIGQTFRFSAVEARREEKIKATHDEAMFGTSSLAPPVDSDSEAERNDQARESPEPAPVASLISDQVRSAQQGSWRDRIRKA from the exons atggaagAAGAGAAAGCAGCAGCGTACTACGATGAGCTAACACGTAAAGGCAGTGGCGCCGCTAGATTTAAACAAGGCCTTGGCTTTTCAGACGATAACCGGAACGACGTCGTACCGGAACGAGCTTCCGCTCTTCCTTCGTCATCATCTTCTTTTCTCAGCAGCTTTATTAAAGCTTCAGATAATTCATCTCATAATGTTCCGAAAAAAGTGCAAATTGAATCTATTCAGAATAAGCTTAAGAAAAAACCACCTAGGGTTTCAGATCACCATACAGATAATAGATATAGAAATTTAGACAGAGataatagagatagagatagagatagagatagatatagagatagagagagaagagagagggATGGGGATAgggatagagatagagatagagagagGGGAAGAAGGAAGAGGAGTAGAAGTAGAAGTGTATCGCCGTCTCGAAGAAACCGGAGGGACGACGATAGGAAGGAGAAAAGGGACCGGAAAATCGATTATGCGAAATTGATAGATGGATATGAACATATG TCACCAGCGGAAAGGGTCAAAGCGAAGATGAAACTTCAGCTTTCTTCAACTG CTAAACAGGATGAAGCAACTGGCATGGGCTCAGGATGGGAGAGGTTTAACTTTGACAAAGATGCCCcacttgatgatgaagagattgaaG CTGCAGAAGATGATGGAGCCTTAGTGAAGCACATTGGCCAAACTTTTCGGTTTTCTGCTGTGGAG GCGAGAAGGGAGGAGAAGATTAAGGCTACTCATGATGAGGCTATGTTTGGAACTTCATCACTTGCACCACCTGTTGATTCAGATAGTGAAGCAGAAAGAAATGACCAGGCAAGAGAAAGTCCCGAGCCTGCCCCTGTTGCAAGTCTTATAAGTGATCAG GTTCGGTCAGCGCAACAAGGCTCGTGGCGTGACCGTATCCGCAAAGCGTAA
- the LOC122578342 gene encoding two-component response regulator ARR5-like, which translates to METINFCCDDPNTKSVEHKELHVLAVDDSNIDRKVIEKLLKVSSFKVTVVESGCRALQYLGLDEEDKDSTTRFNDLKVNLIITDYSMPGMTGFELLKKIKNSTTLREIPVVIMSSENSLTRIDRCLEEGAKEYLLKPVKLSDVKRLKDSILESSVEKFDQIRTQKRKHKLDPTSMDCQDLTLSSAPSPQQSLAKRARL; encoded by the exons ATGGAGACCATCAATTTTTGCTGTGACGATCCCAATACAAAATCTGTTGAACACAAAGAGTTGCATGTTCTTGCCGTCGATGATAGTAATATTGATCGCAAAGTCATCGAAAAGCTTCTCAAAGTATCCTCCTTCAAAG TTACGGTTGTAGAAAGCGGATGTCGAGCTTTACAATATTTAGGACTAGATGAAGAGGACAAGGACTCTACTACTAGATTCAAT GATTTGAAGGTGAATCTAATAATAACAGATTATTCGATGCCTGGAATGACAGGATTTGAACTCCTTAAGAAAATCAAG aaTTCTACGACATTAAGAGAGATACCAGTGGTGATCATGTCATCCGAAAACAGTCTAACACGTATCGATCG GTGTTTAGAAGAAGGAGCCAAGGAATACCTCTTAAAACCGGTGAAGCTTTCCGATGTTAAACGCTTAAAAGACTCCATTCTTGAATCTAGTGTCGAGAAATTTGACCAGATTCGAACCCAAAAGAGAAAACATAAACTCGATCCAACATCGATGGATTGCCAGGACTTAACACTGTCTTCAGCACCTTCACCTCAACAATCGCTAGCAAAACGGGCTAGATTGTAG